ggaagaaaaggaggaggaggaggagaaggaggaggaggaggagaagtagaaggaggagcaggaagagggagagagaaggagaagtaggaggagcaggagaaaggaggaggaggagaaggaagagaatgaggaggagaaggagaagaaagaagaggaggaaaaagaagaggaggaggaggagaaagagaagggggaggaggagaaagagaagggggaggaggcagagagagaggggaaggaggaggaggaagagaagtaggaagaaaagaaggaggagctggaggaggagaaagaggaggaggagaaggtgaacgaggaggaggaggaagagaaggattttGGCCACCCTGGGCACCAAGACCTGCGTTGGCAATGTTTTCCAGGAGGCCTCAGCATGAACCAGCGGCATTGGTGCGGGTTGACGGCCAAGTTGGGCACCTTCCTGGCGGGCATCTTCACCATCCTCGTCACGGACATGTTTCTCATCTTTGAGAAGAGGCACATGAAGGGGAGCACCAATTGCTCCCACATCCAAGAGGAAAGCCCCACTGTCAACCACTGGATGATCTGCCGGAGCTTCAGCTTCTCCATCTTCCTGGCCATCATCACCGTGTTcatctgctgcttcctcctctacTCGGTGTTTGCTCAGTTCTACATAGGCATGGTCACCTATGTCGTCTGGATCATCTTCTACGAGGCCTCCAACTTGCTGCTCCAGATCCTGACCAACAGGCCCGGGGACAACACGCTGATCGAGGTCCGAGTGATGCGCTGGTTCGGTCTGGTGTCCCGCGTCCTCATGCACAGCTTCTGGCTGTTCTTTGTGGTCACCTACGCCCAGGTGGTCTTCAAGAGCCAGAGCCAGGGCAGCGTGACCGCCCGTTCCCGGCGTATCTCCGTCAGCAACCAGGAGATCGCCCGGAAGCGGGGCACGCATAGCAGCCGCAGCCCCACCTTGGCCAGTTAGCTAGAGAGCCTCGTCGGAGAGAGTTTCGAGGTCTCCCGCAGAGTCCCGGTGAAACTGCGCTGGCAGTTTCAAATGGCTAGTGGGTCCCGGTAGACCGGATACAGGGaatgccttcctccttccttcctctctccaggcaTGGAGGTGATGGGTGGGATGGGCTGATGTGATGCTGGCGTTATTTCGGCTCAGAGTTTCTCCCCGATTGATATTTGACTTGCCTTTCTTCATCTTTTTGGAACcacggttcttttttttttctctcaaaacCAAAGCTGTTAAATAAAGCTGCGGAGTTTTAGCAAGTGAACTCCCTCCCTAAGTGCACTCCTTTCTATGAAGTCTCATTTCACCCTTCaccaggagaaacagcatggcctagtggaaagaggacaaggctggagccagaggtcctggttACTAATGCCCTCTGCCAATTGCCagcgctctgccaattgcttgctggggtccttgggcaagtcacttaatttctcagtgcctcagttttctcaactgtaaaatggggatctgttacctgttctctctcttttttttatggtatctgttaagcacggttgtacgtgctgaggtagataaaagataatcaggttagacacagtacatatcccacaggaggctcacagtaggtgctcagtacagagctctatgTAGATTAGATGCCCAGTaaaatcccctattttacagatgaaggaactgaggcatagagaagtgaagtgatttacccaaggtcacacaccagacaggtggtggagctgggattagaacccacgtcctctgactttcaggcccgtgctctatctactaggcaacactactcctagtctcttatttagactgtgagcctcatagaaaagcagcgtggctcagtggaaagagcatgggcttgggagtcagaggtcttgggttcaaatccctgctctgccacttgtcagctatgtaactgtgggcaagtcacttaacttctctgtgcctcagttacctcatctgtaaaatgggaattaagactgtgagcctcacgtgggacaacctgattgcactgtatctaccccagggcttagaacagtgctctgcacatagtaagtgcttaacaaataacaacattgttataattatgtgggacagggactgtgtcctacctaattagcttctatctaccccagtgcttagaacagcgtctgacacttagtaagcgcttaacaagtaccataaaaaaatggggcAGGACTGcttcctacctctccagcccacactgcttctaggacaTTTTACTGGTGCTCAGGAGGGGTTCCTGAGATTGTGGGGGACCCCGTGAAGACATACAGTGGCAGCGTGatgtactggaaagagcacgggcttgggagtcagaggtcgtgggttctaatgccgcctccgccacttctcagctgtgtgactttgggcaagtcacttcacttctccttgcctcagttacctcatctgtaaaatggggattaagactgtgagccccacgtggggcaacctgatcaccttgtatctaccccagtgcttagaacagtgcttggcacatagtaagagcttatcaaataccagcatcattatatctgccaggggaggaaatgggagaacaCTCTTCAGTTACTCTGGGCTCGAGTTAGAGgctcaagttgagaagcagcgtggcgcagtggaaagagcacgggctttggagtcagggctcatgagttcgaatcccagctctgccacttgtcggctgtgtgactgtgggcaagtcacttaacttctccgtgcctcagttccctcatctgtaaaaaggggattaagactgtgagccccacgtgggacaacctgattcccctgtgtctaccccagcgcttagaacagtgctcggcacatagtaagcgcttaacaaataccaacattattattattaagttccaagAGCAGAATTTATTTCAGATTGGGCCCATTTCATCCAGCAAGAGACAAGGGATACTGAGATCAGGGATTGTGATTCCCATCTCTATTGTATGTTCCTGAGCATCTAGTTCGGTGGAGAGGGAATTATACTGGGCATCTACTCTGCAGAGGGAGCTCTACTGGACATCTACTCTGCTTAGAGCATGGTTTTGGGTATCTAGCCTGCATAGTGGCATTCACTCtgcacaggacactgtactgggcacctactctgcatagagctctgtactgagcatcaACTCTGCATAAGGATTTGTACTAGGCATCTACTCTGCAAGCCGGGGCCtagagtcaaagggcctgggttctgatccctgctccaccacttgtcggctgtgggaccgtggccaaggaacttaacttctctgttaagtgcctcagttccctcatctacaaaataggggttcagtacctgttcttcctcctacttagactgtgagccccttgtaagaccatattaacttgtatctatcccattctGCTGTCCGCTTtctatcactcttcaactccgctgatcttctgcctccaccccaccccacctcctcaccaacttggacacacattcgctctcatcatctctagccgctgcacaatctctaccctcaccaactatgAAATCCTTCTATCAGACCACAACCTTcttgcctgccttctctcccacaccccccCTCCCTACAATGGTGTGTTGTTCCCACCCAGAGACCTCTGatcctttgaccccatccaattttctcaagtcatcatgccccatttagcctccatacccaaactacctgccCAGTTGTTACCAgattgacactctcaacaccaccctctctactgaaatcAACTCGCTCCCTCTCCTATCCTTTCTTTGATCTTGGCCCACCAATGCACAGCCCTAGATCTCATCCACaatctgcctcctttgctctcaTGCATGAGCTGCAGATagttgctggtggaaatctagatatcaggctgacttcatccactttaagtttatccttgtgggaactctgacctctcctctgcctggcaaaattatttctccatcctcgtTGACACCCATGTCTATTGCCCTCGTCAGTTGTTCcacatgtttaactccctcctcaagcccccagcctcccccatctcttgcccctaatgacctggccacctcaTTTATTgggaaaattgacactatcaggtgtgcccctccccagttcctccctccttctgccccttcttcaactctcccatctttcccagcagtacctctaAAGGAGGTctgctgccttctctcaaaatccaactcCTCCACCTGCTCATCTTTCCCCGTTCTTTCACACCTTAACAGAACActggctctcttcctccttccctccctaacagccatcttcaactgttcactctccaacggcttcttcccactgctttcaaacatgcccatgtctcccctaaacTAAAAATACCcgtcccttgaccccatagctctCTCTAGTTATCTCCACAtctcctcctaccactcctctccaaactccttgaacaagttgtctatACCGACTGTCTCAAGttactctcctccagttctctccttgaccccctccaatctggcttccgtccccttcccacCACAGCAACTGCCtactcaaaggtcaccgatgatctccttcttgcctaatctagcctctactccatcctaatcttcctctccctctcagatgcctttgacaacATCgatcacccccttctggaaaaattattcaacctcagcttcactgactctgtcctttcctggctctcctcccatctctctggcccctcattctcagtctctttcacaggctcctcctctgcctcccgccccctatctgtgggtgtctctcaaggttcaattctggatcTCTTCTCTATCTGCACCAACTcacttggtgaattcattcactcccatggtttcaactaccacctctacgtggatcatatccaaatctacatctccagccctgatctctctccctttctgcaatctcacatttcctcctgacttcaagacatttctaccttggtgtcctcctgtcatctcaaacttgacatgtctaaaacagaacttatcttcccacacaaaccatgtcctcccctgactttcccatcactgtagacagcatcaccatctttTCAGTCTCACAGGCtcttaaccttggctttatctttgactcttctgactcattcaacccacatattcaatccatcactaaatcctgtcggttcaaccttcgcaacactattttcttctccatccaaattgttaccacggTAATTCAGTCACTTATTCTACTCCTCCTTGatcactgaatcagcctcctggctgacctcctagcctcctgtctctccccactccagtccatacttcactccactgctaggatcatctttctacaaaaacattcaggccgtgtttctccagtcctcaaaaatttcaagtggttgtctatccacctccatatcaaacaaaaactcctcataattagcccttcatcaccttgccccctcctacctcctctccttctacaacccagaccacatactttggtcctctagtactaaccttctcactgtgccccaaatctcccctgtctccccaccgACCTCTGGCACATGTCCTGCTATTGGCCTTGagtatcctccctcctcatatccaacagacaatgattctcccctatttcaaagccttactgaaggtacatcttctccaggaggccttccctgactgatctctcttttccttttccttcaactcccttctgtgtcaccctaacttgttccctctgttcttcccctatcccagccccacagcacttatgtccatatccttaatgaatttatttctattactgtttgtcttcccacctagactgtaagctcattgtgggcagggaatgagtctgttatattgttatattgtactctcccaagtgcttagtacatgctctgcacacagtaagtgctcaataaatacgattgattaggattaatccccattctacagatgaggtaagtgatgaacaaagacgttaagtgagttcccaaggtcacatggcagacaagaggcagaattgggactggaactcagttcctctgactcccaggcctgtgctctttccactaggccatgttgattccATGTACAAGCCTGGCTTCCTCTGGTCAATAAGACAGATCATAAGTCCATTACCCCCTCCACTGGCTGCTTGGTTCTTGGTGCTTCTAGGCCAgtcacccttccttcccctgggTTAAAGTGAAAGCTCTCTCTTTGAGTGTTAGACAGTAGACCTCCTAACTTGAAAGGTTTTTCTGGCCAAGAGGTCTTTCTGCCTAAGAAaggtccctgactaagccttcattcctcttctcccattccctgctgcatcactcttgcacttggatgttgccccctttattcacccctccctcagccccacagccccacgtatgtccatatccataatttatttatttatttatttatattaatgtctgtctttctctctagacggtaagctcattgtggacagggaacatatctaccaactctgttaaagtgcactctccaaagcacttaacacagtgctctgcccacagtgagtgctcaataaatacgattgattggttgattgactgatgattgattcTGCTCTGGGGAATCGAATACTGGCTGCCCACCTGTTTCgtgttcttccctcccctctcctgttcccttcttctccttccttgctTTACTTCCTGCCTATGTTCACCTCCTCAaaagccctccccatcttccccgtgGGCCTGCTCACCTCACTCCCCCTCACTCCATAacaatgatcaatcagtcaatcaattattatatttattgaccacttaatctgtgtggggcactgtactaagcatttgggcgagtacaatacagcaacagatacagcatgagaagcagcatggcttatgagaagcagcgtcgcttagtggcaagagtatggacttggaagtcagaggatgtgggttccaatcccggctccactggctccaccacttgtctgttgtgtgaccttgggcaagctacttaacttctctgttcctcagttacctcatctgaaaatgggggtaaagactgtaagccccacatgggacaactcaattatggtatatctaccccagcacttagaacagtggttggcacatagtaagtgcttaacaaatgccataataataataattattgtttaaagagagacaatccccacccacaatgagttcacagtctagaggaggagacagacattcatataaataaataaataaacaaacgaataaataaataaataaataaacaaataaattacagatatgtacattagggctgtgggactgggtgtgGGGGGTattgagtaaagggagcagatcagggtgaagtagaagagagtgggaaaagaggaaatgagggcttagtcatggaaggccacttggaggagttgtgccttcaataaggcaataataatggtaataattaactgtggcatttgtttaatacttactacatgccaagcgctggggtagctaccatATAAAAGACTGGATgtggtctttgtcccacatggaggtcacagtctaaagcagagggagaacagatatcaaatccccattttctggatgaagaaactgaggcccggagaagtgaagtgactcacccaaggtcacccagtaggcaagtggcagggcctggcccatgttcttttccctagtccacactgcttctcagcttgggcctgttacattgttatatcgtactctcccaagtgttcagtacagtgctctgcctacagttagcgctcaaaaataccactgacccaCTGACTCGGACCCCCCCGGACCCTCGCCCCGGCAGGAGATGGTGTGGGCCCGCTGGTGCGGGCTGAGCCCCAAGAAAGGCTCCATCCTGGCGAGCATCTTCACCAACCTCATCACCATCGAATTTCTCATCCTGGACCTGAGCCAGGTCACCGAGTTCGGCGAGATCCACCTCTACAAGAAGGCTTCCAAGATCGCCATGTGGGCCATCAATCACCGGAACAGCATCATCATCTTCCtctccatcatcaccatcctcgCCAGCTGCTTCCTCTTCTACTCGGTGCACACGCAGTTCTACCTGGGCCTGGCCAGCTACACCATCTGGATCATCCTCTACGAGTTGGTCAgcttcctcttcctgctgctcACCAGCAGGTTCGTCCTCGAGCCTTTCCAGCAAATGCAGCACGTGCGCTGGGTCCACCTGATCTCCCGGGTCTGCTTTCACGCCTTCTGGCTATCCTTCGTCATTACCCACAGCTACAGCCTCTACAAGGGGCAGGTCGTCGGGGTCTCCAGCCAGTCCCCCCACTCCAGGCGATTGTCCAGCTGCTCCAATGAGTCCTCCCGCCTAGGCACCCTGGGGCGGAAGCTCTTTTGAGcagatgggatggagggaggaggtcggcgggaagaggcaggaggcgagTGGCgacgagagggggaggagcggacgTCTACCCTGTGAAAATTATTAGAAAATAGTATTGGATCTTCGGAGACAATTCACATACTGAATTAAATGTATTTAGTACACGTAATTCTTacgaaaactgggattaagaaaaTCTTGCCTCGTAGTACTTACTAGGTCCACCATTCACATGTGGGCAAACTGTTCCAGTACAATGGTAAACTGTACCCAAACAGGCTCACAATATCAGATGAGTGTGTTCTAATTGTTCTTCAAAGTTTATAAGTGAAATGAGTAGCAATTATTTTAAGAGGTCAGTATTATTGGCATTGAGTTGTTGAAATATATTTTGTCTTCACCTATTTTACTCATGCTTCCAATAAAATTCATTCCTAtaatttaagctctttgtgggcagggaaggtgtctgtcctattgttatactgtactctcccacgctctcagggcagtgttttgcacacagtaagtgcacaataaatacgactgattgattgattgagccaccCCTCCTCTGACTTGGCCTGTTCTGGGAGGGGGTTCTTGGTTTCTGGCCACTCTGAGGGTCGTCTGTTTCGAGGGGGCGTTGGAGGTGGATAGTGATGCCCAGCTTAGGGGGAGCGGTGCTGCTCTGCAGATGAAGACAGCAGCAAATAGACGCATCACTCCTCTGGCTCGCTTCCTCCGGTTTGAAATCTTCTCCTCCCTGCTGACCAGAAACCTGTGCAAAACCCTCAGAGCCCACCCACAGCCCGCTCCTGGttgtgtctctccccatttctctctcctactgctcCATCTCCTAACCGGTCCTCTCCTTTGGGTTGGGGCAGAGGCCCAGGGGACTAGCTCTTCCCCTAGCCTCCTAAGAGACGAAGGCAGTCCACAAGCCTTGTGGGAAGCTTGGAGGAGAGACAGAGCTGTGTGGTTGAGGTGAGCGGAGGGTGTCTGGGAGCCAGCACCCCTGGATCCCATTTATAGCTGGCCCTGAAACATGCCTATCTCTCTTCTGGGCCTTGGATTCCCTGCCATTTCCATTGCGATGGGgattcctgcttcctctctccttggGTTACCATGTGAGGGGATAGAACTGATGGGTGGGACACCCTGGAGTGATGCTATTATTTGGGGATCTAGTTACCACTGGGTTGATGCAAGgtgttctttccttttcctgttgGAACCAGTTTCTTTGGAGGAAGGAGGTGTCAAATAAAGCTGAAGTGCCCAAGGGCCAGCTCCCTCTAGGGTACCGTTCAGCTAGTAAAGGTGACTCCAACCCTTggtccttctctgaagtctcattTCAACCTCTTGCAGCAAGGAGTTGGGGTTAGGGTGGCCATGCCTTCCGTCCGTCAGTCCtttatcccttccttcctccttctttccttcattcatgaggagcagcgtggcctagtggaaagagcatgggcctgagagtcaaatggacctgagttctaatcctggttccaccacttgtctgttgtgttaccttgggcaagtcacttctctcatatttactgagcccttcctgtgggcaaagcactgtactaaacgcttgagagagtacaatataatagataatttctctcccccgccaaccattcaaagccttattgaaggcacatctcctaccagaagccttccctgactaagccttcctctcctcttctcccactcgcttctgcatcgccctgtcttgctcccttcattcatcccccctcccagccccatggcatatatatatatatgtaatgtacttatttatgtcaatgtctgtctcatcctctagtctgtgagctcattgtgggtgggaatgta
This sequence is a window from Ornithorhynchus anatinus isolate Pmale09 chromosome 7, mOrnAna1.pri.v4, whole genome shotgun sequence. Protein-coding genes within it:
- the TMEM217 gene encoding transmembrane protein 217 isoform X2; translated protein: MNQRHWCGLTAKLGTFLAGIFTILVTDMFLIFEKRHMKGSTNCSHIQEESPTVNHWMICRSFSFSIFLAIITVFICCFLLYSVFAQFYIGMVTYVVWIIFYEASNLLLQILTNRPGDNTLIEVTEFGEIHLYKKASKIAMWAINHRNSIIIFLSIITILASCFLFYSVHTQFYLGLASYTIWIILYELVSFLFLLLTSRFVLEPFQQMQHVRWVHLISRVCFHAFWLSFVITHSYSLYKGQVVGVSSQSPHSRRLSSCSNESSRLGTLGRKLF
- the TMEM217 gene encoding transmembrane protein 217 isoform X1, giving the protein MNQRHWCGLTAKLGTFLAGIFTILVTDMFLIFEKRHMKGSTNCSHIQEESPTVNHWMICRSFSFSIFLAIITVFICCFLLYSVFAQFYIGMVTYVVWIIFYEASNLLLQILTNRPGDNTLIEEMVWARWCGLSPKKGSILASIFTNLITIEFLILDLSQVTEFGEIHLYKKASKIAMWAINHRNSIIIFLSIITILASCFLFYSVHTQFYLGLASYTIWIILYELVSFLFLLLTSRFVLEPFQQMQHVRWVHLISRVCFHAFWLSFVITHSYSLYKGQVVGVSSQSPHSRRLSSCSNESSRLGTLGRKLF